In Ananas comosus cultivar F153 linkage group 7, ASM154086v1, whole genome shotgun sequence, the sequence ACTTGTGAGCACGAGGCCTTGAAAATTCACTCCAATTATTCTTTGAACAACAAAATAATGAGTACTGTATCATAACCCCACTAGAGTGCCTCTCAGATTCTTCCATGCGAGTAAAAAAGCATTACATACAAGGATTAAAGTGCTCATCTGTACGGAACGTATCCATCATATCatatcgtgccagcaagatatcggcacgatacaattcccgtaccgatggcacaactcaaaattctctctctattcttaaaattagtagataattttctcaacaaaaatcaaaaatttaataaaaatacataataaataattgacatattttgttgctaaataaaataaatatttcatgccattatgcgTCGGCATATTTTTTTGACGGGCACGCATCTGCACGacccggcacgcaccgtgccggcaaATTTCTGGCACGACCCCATGCtacggcactttaatccttaatTACATAATGTGAAAGGAAAAACCaattaatcaataataaatGATAGTAAAAGggtaaccatctcaagctaaccAAGTCATTCTGTGCCAAAAGCATTCATAGCTCTCAATGCTCAGCAGAAGCTTCCGTTCTGCATCACTATATTCCACCTAAAACTTGCTGATAAAGATTTGTTATAATCTTTCGTTTGCAGAAACGATGATTAAATACATGATATCCATGATAGCAACATATAAGAGATACAACATATTGCAAGATCAGATGGTGAGTAACATATTTCCAGTTTCTTAAAAAGTTGCAATGATAAAGAAGCTGAAACTAATTCTAGCTGGGAAGAGGATTTGTTGTTTTGCAGTACGAGTATCACCTACTATTGTTCAAATCCAGCTCCCCCGCTTCGCGCCAATCGTCCTGCATCGCCGTCTCTCCATTTTCATTCTCATTCTCGTCGTTCAGGAAATCCTCCGACGGTTCCTCATCATCTCTCTGTCCATTTCCCCACCCTTGAATCTCTTCCTCATTACCCCCCTGATATTGCCCCATATTATTATGGAGCGAGCCATCCTCCCCCGGGGCAGTGGCTGCACTCCCCCTCATTGGGCCGCGGGCCATCATCTCAACCCGATGAGCCTGCTCAGCCTGGGCCATGGCCATCCGCCCAGCCTTCTCTCTCGACTCGATCTCTGCCCTTAGCTCCAATAGTGATTGCTTCTCCTCCTGAAGTAGGGCTTGCTCTAGCATGAGCCTTTCTTCGGATCGGAATTCACCGAGGGCTCGCTTGCGAGTCATTATGTTGAAGGCAAGCACTTGCTTTTCGAATGTGGTGGTGAACTCAGCGATCTTGACAAGAATATTGTGGTCCCACTGCTGGAGGCGGGAGTTGACCTGGCCGGTCACATCGCTGTCAAGGATCCTGTCGTCCTCTTCCGCTTCATAATCCGACACCACGTGATATGgcaataatcttttttttttgtaatagtaAAATGGAAAATattagataagttttatataagaTTCTAGCCAACTGAATAATCATATAAGAACCATTAGTACTAAAACTACTaacaaaagaaaactaaaacagCGACTAGGATTTGATCACATGTACATCACAGTTACTCTCATCTCATGTTTGTACCTTGAACACCCTTTAGGGGGCATTTGGATCGTGTAACCTAAGAAACCTAGGTATTGAAGAATTAAGAAAAAGTTCATCCGTAGTAATGAAATTATTAATCGTATAATTCCTACATTTGATTCGCTCTCTCAGCTATCTCCTCAAAGATTACTAGGGTTATAAATTTATTGTGTTTGGTTTAACAGTAAAACTCCAACAATAATTAACAGTAGAACTCCAACAATATAGACagcaatatatatagttttccaTAATTACCCttatacttaaaaattttatttatttttatatttaccatttgaaattaaaatatgaattccAAATCTTAATttcattttgaaaattgaattcaaatctaaatttgaatttgaaatttaaaattttgaattcaaaatctgggtctgaatttgaaatttaaaattcggatttaaatttcaaatttcaaatttaaatttgaaatcgaGCTCATAATCTGACTTTACatttaagttttgaatttgattttgaaaaccgatttaatttaaatttgaaattgacttCATAATCtgaattacaatttaaaatttgaattcaaaatctgaacttgaatttgaaatctaatttcaaatctaaatttatttcgaACTTGAtttcaaatctgaatttgaatttggaattcaaattgaaaataggATTTTACACTagaaattcaaaaatcaaaatatgaaattgaatttgaaattcaaattcaaaatctaaatttgaatttgaaattgaattcaaaattgatttcaaaatctgaatttgaatttgaaattcaaataacaaatctgaatttgaacttaaatttgaatccaaaatcaaaatttaaatttgaatgtgaAATTGAGTTTAAAAATGTGAAtgtgaatttaaaaattgaaattatatctatatttatgaTTCAAATTAAAGCCAAGGGTATTTTGGGGTTTCTAAAAATATCCACACTCGAAAATAGCAGATAACTGGCCCCCTTCATGTTAATAGGATTAGAAGGGGAAATCCCTTTACCTctggaataaaaaattatagatcaGATTACTGAGCGGTATTAATCCACAATTGATTCCCAATAATTCATTACAGACAGCACAAACTAAATGCCCCCTTACAATCATACACCTCAATGAGAAAACACAATGGAACTTCCGCTAGGAAAACTAgcccaaagtaaaaaaaaaaacccggaAGGAAAGACATCTAATCTActacatttttatatttatatatgccaTACATACCCATTTAATTGCAATTAGaatgaagaaaaggaaaacagTTGAGCACATATTGTTCTCAAGCATTTACTTATATCCCCACTATGCCCTAACCAATAGAATATTCAATCATATCAAAGACAAATATCCTATGTAACCATCTAAATCTTAAATATACTCTCCAATTCTACTTGTCAACACAATGCTTGCCCTAACAACAAATCACCAAAATTGTTggcaaataaatataaagagtTTCCTATCTCATAACTGCCACGTATCAATTCAATATGTTTGTTCCATTGCTCGCATAGAGAAGCAATCTTTTATATACATAAAGCAACATCACAACAGAGCCAGCAAATAAATCTGTCAGCAACATGCCATTCTCTGATTTAAGAGGTTCCTTATCAATTACACATTAACCAATATACGTTATGACTTATAACTTGAAGCATAGGTTTGTTTTATAAGCCTTATTTCCAAATTACTTAGAAATCTTACAAGGCTAACTCTTCtatattatacaaatatttagaACAAACTGAAACTATAGTGTCAAAGTTTGAAGAAAAGACTTCCAACTGGACCTCGGAGTAATCTTTCTATATAAATTTCCTATTATATGACTGAATAAACCGATTGACTAGGGTTCCTTAGGACGTCTGATCTCAAAAATCAAATAACTCCAATAAGACCATGACCCTATTATGACTGCTACGGTTGCTAATTATAGCTACTATTGCAGCCATATTAACTTGCAACTACCCTTTCTTCTTATTCTAACCTCATACAAATAAATAGAAATCCTCTCATGAAAAGAGTGTGAAACAgcagaaatttagttttagtagagcagttgaaatttaatatttgcacCCCAATAAAGATAAAGCCTAGTCGAAACTACATAATTAAGAACATCAGATCTAACATGCATGCTTGCACCTACAGCCATCTATGAGCATTCGTGCTTTGAACCCCACTGACTTCCTTTGCAGCCAATAATAATTGATGCAAAGTGCTAACAGGAACTAGGGTCATCACCAAAACCACTTGTCTGCATATAAGCAACACTTATACAACAGTATATTACATAAATATCTAACAAAGAATAATGTTACTAATAGATTGAGCACAGGAAGATCAATGGCTTCTTAAAGTCATAATCTATAACTCACAGCGTTTGCACTAAAAGCAATGCGGACTCATGATTGCGTCACTATATTAAGCTTCATAAACCATGTCAAGAATTTAGCTACAATCCACAGTAGCCACTGAGGCCACAATTTACTTAGTGATTTGTCTTCATTTTGATTCTGATATTTCCCACGATGGCAACCTATAAAGTTGatggcataaaaaaaatacaaaaaggctACTCACTATTCCAAGAAAAGGCTAGGGCAAAAGTGATCGTGCACAGTTCTGCAAGTGAAAAAGTAGAAAGGTTTCAGCGGCAGTTAGTTATCAAAAGAACCTGCATAGCCACTTCTAATGAAACTAATACAAAGTAGTAGACAATTGACTTATCTGACCATTTTACCGAAAGCGATTCACTTCaccaaatttgatatttttccaTTTTGCCTCAATTTCTTATACACACCATTTAATGACTATCGAATTTGGAAGAAAACTGTGAAGCTAGAATATTTTCTGATTtactttaaaagaaaaaaaacacgaTAGATATTCTAGACAAAATACAAGAGGATAACAATCAAGGTTTAAACTGCCGCCCTGTGCCGTACAGCACGGGGCAGCACATACCGTGCCACCAAAAAGGTGACACAGTACGCGGGGGGGGGTCCCGAACCCCCCCTCCGTGCCGCGGCACACAGCCTGTGTCGCACAAGACAGAGTGACACGGCACAGCGTGCCACAGCACagtaccatttttttttttttgctttttgtttttcttctttttgttttgttctttggggcATATAGAGCATTCTAGGTACACCACGCCCCCCTAAAGacattgcaaatcgaaaatttacttattagataagtcaaaaaaattataagttaaattttttttgtttatcaatacaCGGACAAAAGATTTGTCCGAGCCCTCCATTCCACCacaaatatctatttttatttcacaaattattttatcaaaatcgCACCACgaaatttttggcgaattaaggaaacaaaattgaactcaataaacaaattttgagccacatcaaacataaaatttttatttttgcgctagaagattgaaaatactaataaaattaaaagctaaattaaatcaattgatacttaaatttatttaatttatttgtcatataatttattgcttaatttttttgatagatctactaaatttttgaaaaaattaaaaaaagtaatttttttctaatactttttaaaataattttttcaaataatttttaaaattatttttttgtacgttataaaagaaagactataatatggtcaaaagaaaaaaagacaaaaagatgTCTTTACactttaaaaattctaatctgtaaaaatttctattctgcatcaGGTATAATTATACTTTACATAAAAAAAGCttaaaaatatgttaattgatgagtatagtaagctatatatagcaaatattcataattatatgattaaatctttcaaaattacattataagcgcttattggaaccaaaaaaactgaaataagtccgtaccaaagtgtaccagtaggaggtcgtgcgtatccATCGGGacgcaagcgtaccatgtgtcgATACGGAAATGTGCTGGTGCCTTACCATGCCAGGCAGACAgtggcacgcccccgtgccacggcacctTGACCATCTCATCCCCGAAATTGTAAGCCTGGAGGGTCATGTGCACCAACAACCGTCTTGCTTGATTCTCAGCTCTGTGAAAGGTCCTAAATAATATTCTTAgggcttagggtttagggtttaaggttccGAAATTTTACACGCTGCTCCCCACTAAGCCACGAACCTCTCATCCTGTTGTGTCTATCATTCTTATCTCATCTTTTCTTATCCAGTTTTATCCTCCTTCCTGCGCCATTCTGTAACTTCTAGTTTTAGGTtttttgcgaaaaaaaaaaaaagagctccTATCTGCTCCAAAAAAAAGTACTTGCCTACCACCTCAGGAAAATCAAGTTACTATCAACATTATTATGAGAAAGTCATATCTTGTTTAGAGGGTGACAGTTTAAATTTTAGTCTAATTGATGAAGAAGCACAGGAGATTTTGGAAATACAAAACTGGAACTTAATGCATTTAGGATTAATAACTATTGGAGTCAAAGGACTAGTACGAAAACAATTAGGAACTAAAACTATAAACCTGGATATAAGAATAGATATTTCTTACGAAAATCCTCTGCTAAAAAACCATAGTGAAAAGATATATTTGAGGTAGATGTAGATTGTTCTTCACTCATGCATTCTAAGCTTTGAAGATTATTAAATAGATTTTCGTCAGAGTAAGTTTTTTCGAACAGATTCTTTATATCCCTAATGATGTCATCTGGAGTGTCTTCAAATAATTTGTACGTATCTTTAATTATTATGGAAACATTGCAGTTCCACTAAATCATATGCCATagaagaataattttaaatagaatcctacAGCAGAGGTGGCTCTTGAAAAATTAAACAAAGCATTGACTATGGCACCATTTTGGCTATTCCCAACTACTCTAAAAGTTTATCATTGAATGTGATGCATGTGGGGCTGGTGTTGGAGCAGTATTGATGCAAGAAAGGCCAATTGCTTTCTTTAGTCATGCATTGCAAGGTCAACATCTTATGCTGTCAACATATGGAAAGGAAAAATTGGCATTGGTATGGCTATCCAGAAATGGCGCCATTATCTATTGGGACAGCAGTTTACTATGTGAACTGATCGAAAGAGCCTTAGATATTTATGGCCCCAGCGGATATACACAAATGCTCAACAAAGGTGGCTTTATAAATTGATGGGATTTAATTTTGTTAtggaatataaaaaagaaagataatatCGTTGCTGATGCATTAtctagaagagagagaggaagaaaatggAGGAGAAAGCAAGGGCGAGCTGATGGCAATTTCTCATCCTATACCTAAGTAGGCTGAAGCGAGTAAAGAGGAAAACATTCTAATCTGATTTTGAAAATCTTAGTGCAGCTAGTACAAGATGCAGAAGCTATAGGTCCTTGGAGGCACTCAAATGGTATTCTGTTATTTAAAGAAAAGATCTATCTAACAGAGGATTTACCATTGGTTAATGACATTACTAAACAAGTTCATAAATCATAATTCTCATGGGGGATTTATAAAAACAATGAAAAGAATATGTGCTAATCTCTATTGGAAAGGAATGAGACAACGACTTAAAAAGTTTATTAGAGAATGTGACACATGTCAATGCCGCAAGGTGGAGAATCTTGGACCAGCTGGGCTCCTACCACCTTTGCCTATTCCAGATCAGGTATGGGATGATATCTCAATGGATTTGTAGATGCATTGCCAATTTCTAGAGGGAAATCAACTATAATGGTTGTTGTGgatcatttttttaaatatacaaattttgtTCCAATTTCTCATCCATATATAGCAGTTGGGTGGCGCAAGTTTTCtttgataatatatttaagCTACATGGTATGGTTAGAAGTATCATATGTGAGATCCTGTATTTTTTAGCCCATTTTGGACAGTATTTCGTTTGAACAgcacaaagtttaattttagttcCACTTATCATCCCCAAACAGATTAACAAAGTGAAGTTGTGAATCTAACAATGAAAATGTATTTGCAGTGCTTGTGAGATCCTGTATTTACTAGTTCATTTTGGACAGAACTATTTCGTTTGAACAGCACAAAGTTTAATCTTAGTTCCAGTTATCATCTTAATCTTAGTTCCAGTTATCATCCCCAAACAGATTAACAAAGTGAAGTTGTAAATCAAACAATGGAAATATATTTGCAGTGCTTTACAAGTTCTCATCCGAAGGAGTGGACTAAATGGTTAAAATGGGCTGAATTTTGTTATAATACTAGTTGGCAATCGGCAATTTAAAAAACTCCTTTTGAAGCAGTGTGGAAGTGCCCCATCTACTGACTCTCCTACGTTCCCAGAAGTGCGAAAGTGGCAACTGTGGAGCAGGTACTAGTGGATCGAGATCAGATTAGTAAAGATTTGCAAAAGAATCTTAAAGATGCACAAGCAAGAATGAAGAAAGTATATGTTTCATACcatagagaaagagagtttgTTGAAGGTGATTGGCTTTATCTTAAGCTCCAACCCTATAGACAAATGTCTCTATCTATGAGGAAGAATCTCAAACTCTTGCCACAGTACTTCGGACCTTTTAAGGTGCTTAAAGAATTGGTGTTGTATCATACAAACAGGAATTACCTGATAGTTCTCGCATTTCATTCAATTTTTCATGTGTCTTTACTGAAAGAAAAAATTGGAGCTACAATCCAATCACAACTTCCCCTCGCtggagatgaagatgaaaattTGATTCCAAGACCTAAAGCAGTGTTGGACAGTTGGATACAGAGGAAAAGAAGGTAGATTTTTGATCCACTTGCAAGGACGCTTACCAGTTGAATCCACATTTGAAGATTTGGAATTCATGACGAAACAATTTCTAGAATATGCCCTTGAGGACAAGGACTAAATCAACGGGAAGAAATGATGTGTGAAGCTAGCATAGTACATACCTATTTAAtgtgttgttgcatgcatttctTTCAGGGAGTTAGTAGTGGGTTTCGGCAGTTTCTATTTGTTAGGTAGTTAATATTTTGTATTCTACTGTGTTGTTTGCCTTGAAAGTCGGATCACGTTCAATCAAGCACTCCTTCGAATCCGTGCAATCAAAGAGATCGGGATAATCCGAGGTGTTGTATCGCCAGAGCAGCACAGAGGGCCTAAAGCTACTCTTACACAAGCTATTTTCCAAACTCTATTTTCCTTAAATTTAGTTgtgttttaatttaatattttttgatctATGATTTAGTCAAAATTAAGTGAAATTAAATCAAATCCCAGAATTTTCACCCAACAATCTAGAGTAGCTTTATCTGGaatctgataaaatttatttgataatttCTCCTAATCTTATGAATAAATAGTTAGTTTTTCATCAATTTTACTTTTCGGGATCACTACGTTATTGCAGTAACTCTTGATCGGAACATTAGGCAGATAGAATATTGTTTTCTAGATTACTTAATTTAACCATATCAACTGATATTAGTACGTATTATTTCTAGATCTTGTCCTATTCACAATCTGTTGTTATCTATAactgagaaagaaaaaaataatatatatatacacattgaggggagagagtagggctactaatGTCTAATATGTATAGGGGTCTTTGttctcataagtcattttcgatgatggatataatgaatagaattttctattgcTCATAATGGTATAGTAACCAGACTATATAAAAGTACACCTTACAAGAAAGAGAAAGACCCTTTCGTTGAAGCAATCGATAAACAGATCTCTACTACAAAATACTCATGTAAAAAATGAATATCCTAATTTTCATTAATTTACTTTCAGTATTTTCAAGGTAATTGTAGGTACCTAGCTATCGAAATATCAAGCTAGGGAAGAGCAAGCTAGCAAGCAAGGGCCCACGTAAAAGGAAGGCTCATGCCAATTCCTCAGAAGATTCTTCCACAACGGACTCCAAGAATCAGGAGCTACTTTAGACCAAGCAAATGCCAATCTCGTTGTAACTGCTAGAGTCATCAAGGGGTTTCAAAATCAAGAGCTACATTAGgcccaaggtttaaagtgtcgtggcacgggggcgtgccgctgtctgcctagcacggtacggcaccagcacgcttccgtgccgacacatggtacgcttgcgtgccgatagatacgcatgacctcctaccggtacactttgacacaaacttatttcagttttttttgtttcaataaactcttataatattattttgaaagatttaatcaaataattatgaatatttgctatgtatagcttactatactcatcaattaatatacttgaaagcttttttgtatgtaaagtacaactatatttgatgcagaataaaaatttttacaggttagaatttttaaaatgcaaagatatcttttttgtcttttttcttttgaccatattatagtctttcttttataaaataaaaaaaataattttttaattaatttttccaaaaaattagtagatctatcaaaaaaattaagcgatatattatatgacaaataaattaaataaatttagtatcaattaatttaatttaacttttaattttatcagtattttcaatcttctaatgcaaaaataaaattttatgtttgatgtgccttaaaatttgtttattgagtacGATTTTGTTTCCTTAATTTGGCaaaagtttcgcggtgcgacaaattttgataaaataatttgtgaataaaaaatagatgTCTATGGTGAAAGCAGAGGGATtgaatatgtaaattaaaaatttgccctATATtggtaaacaaaaaaattaaattataattttttttgacttgccTAATAAATAGATCTTcgatttgcaatattttttggAGGTTGTAGGGTACCCAGAATGCTTCGGgtaccccaaaaaataaaacaaaaagagaaaaaaacaaaaagcaaaaaaaaagcttcttttttttttttgcatagtGCTAGCATGCCACTGTGCAGCAGCACGTATCGCTGTGCCGCTCTGTCTCGTGCGGCACGGCCCCGCGTGCCGCGGCACGGAGGGGGGTCCGATACCCCCCTATATCGTGCCCCTTTCTTGGtggcacggtacgtgccgcaCTGGCACGGTGCGGCATGgccgacacttaaatccttgtttaGACCAAGCCAAAGCCAATGCCAATCTCGCTGAAACCCCAGTAGTCCTAGAGTCGTCAAGGGTGTTGGTATTAAGCCCAAGACAGAAGTCATCAGCAGTGGAAACCCAACCTAAAAAATTCGATGGGTAGAAACAAACTGAATGTATAATTAATGTGAGGGCCCTTTTATTTCTCTACCACTATGGCAGTGGTGCCCATGTTATTAAAGATAAGGATGATGAGGAAGAGTTAAACTCTAAATGGTTCCAAGATTCAAGAAATAGGGTGTTACCGTTACCTTGCCTACATCATTATTAGGACCTACTAAGTATGTGGAGTTGTGAGGTCATGACTATGTAATTTGGGATGATTCCTAAAACACACATGAACAAAACCGGTTGTACTATGTGTGATTCCTAGAAATTCGATTCACCGGCCTGATTCAAGGCCTGGTCTATCAAGTGCCCATGGATGCATATGATCAACACTAAGCTAAGATTCAAACCGAAAGGTACCTATAGTAGAATGCACAGTATAAAGTTCTCAATTTAGTTTGATGTCTTTTATTAGCGTTTTCcattgtttatatattattgttatttaagaagtttttcaaattcaatttaaattacgTGAGGGAATATTGTAAATTGGGTAGTAcatttaaaagatttaatttaaaaatgatagttaatcaaaagatttaatttaaacttaacttAAATATAATGTTATTTAATATAAGAAAAGTGACCCATAtttccccttttctttctcCTATCCACAAGAGGGGTAAAGATACCCCATTTCTCATGCAAAGTGGGATCATGCATTCTAAAAACGGAACGTCCCACAAAAGTCTTTTGGACCATCAACTATtataaaaaggaaataaaagatAGACACAAAAACGAACCCCAACaaatagaaagtaaaaaaaatcttattcccacttttcttcttctattctATTAATCCTGTGAGTTGAGATCTTGAAAGTCAAATAACGTTCAA encodes:
- the LOC109713028 gene encoding PAX-interacting protein 1-like, with the translated sequence MDDGANNAAALAAQQQLLLQQHHQQIFLFQQQQQQQQNHQTHHQFPQPQQQLPQTQLPKPQQLLHHHHHQQQQQAISRFPSNIDAHLRSPGFRSLHFQPQPQPQPQPQTQSQTQTQTQTQTQSQTQTQTQTQSQSQTQVRRNPVEVEMAQQDAMKVCNPDIKTPFASIEDAVHRLLPYHVVSDYEAEEDDRILDSDVTGQVNSRLQQWDHNILVKIAEFTTTFEKQVLAFNIMTRKRALGEFRSEERLMLEQALLQEEKQSLLELRAEIESREKAGRMAMAQAEQAHRVEMMARGPMRGSAATAPGEDGSLHNNMGQYQGGNEEEIQGWGNGQRDDEEPSEDFLNDENENENGETAMQDDWREAGELDLNNSR